The following coding sequences are from one Arachis hypogaea cultivar Tifrunner chromosome 7, arahy.Tifrunner.gnm2.J5K5, whole genome shotgun sequence window:
- the LOC112701845 gene encoding cytochrome P450 71D10, with translation MDLQNLISIFTTFLFLFMLLKIAIKKFSSSKDITNLPPGPRKLPIIGNMHNLVGSMPHECLRNLASKYGPLMHLKLGEVSHIIVTSPEMAQEIMKTHDLNFCDRPNLLLARVMNYNRTGIVFAPYGEYWRHVRKICTMELLTVKRVQSFRHIREAEVSELVKTISQSEGSIFNLSQKILSMTYGITARIAFGKKYSYQEVFISSFEEALQIGGENRIADLYPSIRGLLEMMSRDKTKLEELHKKSDKVLQDIIDDHRNRKGGKCEEEEGSEDLVDVLLKFQQKDSEYPLTDDNIKVVIQDMFIGGGKTSSAVVEWAMTEMIKKPKVMERAQTEVRKVYGSKGYVDESELHQLTYFKSIIKETLRLYPSVPLLVPRENKESCQIKGYQIPSNSRIIINAWAIRRDPTYWVDAMEFKPERFVDNYSIDNRGTNFEFIPFGGGRRMCPRITFATPNMELPLAQLLYHFDWKLPNGIKNDELNMTELFGITIRRKNDLCLIPIIHHQP, from the exons ATGGATCTTCAAAACCTTATCTCTATCTTCACCACCTTCCTCTTTCTCTTTATGCTATTGAAAATAGCCATTAAGAAATTTAGTTCTTCCAAGGATATTACCAATTTACCCCCAGGGCCAAGAAAACTACCCATCATAGGAAACATGCACAACCTTGTAGGATCAATGCCCCATGAATGCCTAAGAAACTTAGCATCCAAATATGGACCCTTAATGCATCTTAAACTTGGAGAAGTGTCCCACATCATAGTTACATCACCTGAAATGGCACAAGAGATTATGAAGACTCATGATCTCAACTTTTGTGATAGGCCAAACCTTCTCTTAGCAAGAGTCATGAATTACAACCGAACAGGCATTGTCTTTGCCCCCTATGGAGAGTATTGGAGGCATGTACGAAAGATATGCACCATGGAGTTATTAACAGTAAAGCGTGTTCAATCTTTTAGGCACATAAGAGAAGCAGAGGTTTCAGAGTTAGTCAAAACAATATCTCAAAGTGAAGGCTCTATTTTTAATCTCTCTCAAAAGATTTTATCAATGACCTATGGAATCACGGCTAGAATAGCATTTG GAAAAAAATATAGCTACCAGGAAGTTTTTATATCATCTTTTGAAGAAGCATTGCAAATAGGAGGAGAAAATCGTATTGCTGATCTGTATCCTTCAATTAGAGGACTGCTTGAAATGATGAGTAGAGACAAGACTAAGCTTGAAGAATTGCATAAAAAGTCTGATAAGGTATTGCAAGACATCATAGATGATCATAGAAATAGAAAAGGTGGCaaatgtgaagaagaagaaggtagtGAAGATCTAGTTGATGTTCTTCTCAAGTTTCAACAAAAAGACTCTGAATATCCCTTAACTGATGATAACATTAAAGTAGTCATTCAG GATATGTTTATTGGTGGTGGGAAAACATCCTCAGCGGTTGTGGAATGGGCAATGACTGAAATGATAAAAAAACCAAAAGTGATGGAAAGAGCACAAACTGAAGTTAGAAAAGTTTATGGTAGCAAAGGGTATGTGGATGAATCAGAATTGCACCAATTGACATACTTTAAGTCTATCATCAAAGAAACCTTAAGGTTATATCCATCTGTGCCATTGTTAGTTCCTAGAGAGAACAAAGAATCATGCCAAATCAAAGGGTATCAAATTCCATCCAATTCTAGAATTATTATCAATGCTTGGGCAATTAGAAGAGATCCAACGTATTGGGTTGATGCCATGGAATTTAAGCCTGAGAGGTTTGTTGATAATTATTCAATTGATAATAGAGGCACAAACTTTGAGTTTATTCCATTTGGTGGTGGAAGAAGAATGTGTCCCAGAATTACATTTGCTACACCaaatatggagttgccacttgcTCAACTTCTTTACCATTTTGATTGGAAGCTTCCCAATGGAATCAAGAATGATGAACTTAATATGACTGAGTTGTTTGGGATCACTATAAGAAGAAAAAATGATCTCTGCTTAATTCCCATTATTCATCATCAaccttaa